The Ochrobactrum sp. BTU1 region GTTAACTCGGAAATTCGTGGACTTATTCACGAGGCCTGGGGTCGTTAGACGGCAGTCTAAATCGCAAAATATGGAATAAAATCAGGCTTATGGCTGATTTGAGGGTAAAAGAATGGCACGGAAGAACATTTTTCAGAGCGTTATGCAGACCGAAGAAACGGAAGAAAACTCCGCGTCTCCAGTCGAAAATGTTTCGCGCCGCTTTGGTGCTGCAAAGTCACTCTCTGCGTCTATCGATGAACTCGCAAAGCAGGCCTCTCAAAAGCTCGATGGGGAAGCAATTGTCGAGCTCGATCCTTCCGATCTTGATGGATCTTTCATTGCTGATCGCCTGCCTGAAGCCGATGATCAGGAATATGCAGAGCTTTTGGAAGCGGTTCGCGAACGCGGGCAGGATAGCCCTATTCTGGTGCGCCCACACCCTCAGACCAGCGGTCGCTATATGATCGTTTTCGGTCATCGCCGCGCTAAAGTTGCTGGTGAGCTCGGCATCAAGGTGAAGGCTGTTATCAAGCCGTTAGCCGATCTTGAGCATATTATAAGCCAGGGCCAGGAAAACTCCGCGCGTGCCAATCTCAGTTTCATAGAGCGCGTTCTCTTTGCCGCTCGGCTCGAGGAACTGCAGTACAGCCGTGAAGCCATCCAGGCTGCTCTTTCTATCGACTACCAGACATTGTCGAAGATGCTGACCATTCCACGTTCGATATCGGAAGACATGCTGGTGGCGATTGGACCGGCAAAAGGCATCGGGCGTGACCGCTGGCTCGAATTGCGCAAACTCATTGAAATGCCGGGAAAGCCAGAAGCTGCACGTGAACTAATGCAAACCGATGCCTTCAAGGAAGCATCGTCGAGTACGCGTTTTGAACAGCTTTATGGTTACCTCAAAGGGGCAAATCAAAAGAAGCCGGTTACGAAGGCCGCATCGCGGACTGGTTCGACCTGGAGTGCGGCTGACAAAAGCGTGAGTGCAACGATCAAACAAAACGGCAAGACAGCGACACTGGCGCTTAGCGCTGCCAATGGTCCTCGCTTTGCCGATTGGATTTCGCGCAATCTGGATGAACTTTATGCGTCATTCAGTGCCGATGAGAAGTGAGTAAGCGTATTAGGTGAGGAAACTATCCTCGCCTGTCCTGCGTAACGAATAAAGTGGAAAGAGTGCAGGTGGTGGTCATCTGCATAATTTGACGAAAAGGAAAAAGCAGCAAAAGAAAAAGGCCCCCAAACGTCGCCGCGTGGAAGCCCTTCTCATTGGTTTAGCAGCTAGAGAATCGCAAATTCACGAATCACTGTCAAGTGTATTTAGCGTCATTTCGGCGGGTGGATTTCTTTTGCCTTGTGGAAGGTGAAAGAAAATGGAGTCTCAATTTGGCCTGACGCCGTTTGGCAGTCAGCGGATGACGCATGCCTTGTTGGCAGTGCATCAAAAAGCTAGAGAAATCCCTCAGGGAGCAGCTGCAGATAAGTGGCAGCTTCATCGTTGGCTATGTGAAGGCAAGAATATCATTGGTATCAGTGATCGTTCTTTAGCTGTACTGTCTGCCTTGTTATCATTTTATCCCGAAAATACGCTGGTCGAATCCGGTGCTCTGGTGGTGTTTCCATCCAACAAGCAATTGGCTCTGCGTGCCCATGGAATGGCTGATGCAACGTTGCGTCGTCATCTCGCGGCGCTGGTCGAAGCTGGTATCATTACCCGTCAGGACAGCCCCAACGGCAAACGTTATGCCCGCCGCAGCAAATCTGGCGAGTTAAAGATTGCATTTGGTTTCTCACTCGCGCCGCTTCTTATTCGTGCGTCCGAGTTTGAAGCTGCAGCTGAACACGTAAAAGCTGAAAAGGCTGCTCTGCGTGACATTCGTGAACAGCTAACTTTGCTGCGCCGCGATATTTCAAAACTGCTCGAATTTGCAATCGAAGCATCGCTTCCTGGCGCTTGGGATGAACTGAAAGTCGAGTTCCGTGCGGTTGTCGACAGCATTCCACGTCGCGCAGAAATGCAGGAACTGGCTACATTGGTCGCAAAACTTCAGGATATTCATGCTTCTGTTGATAAGGCTTTGAATAATAATCAAAAAGTTCAAAATTTGAGCGACAATGAATCCCAAAATGAGCGGCAGCTTAATGAATCAAAACCAGATTCCCATTTTGATAACGACATTGCAAATTTGAACAACAGCGCGACTACAGCACTGAACAACAGCGCTCACGAAACACATGAAACAAATATTTCTCTCGATCTCGTTCTCAGAGCGTGCCCAGAGATTGGTGCATATGCATCAATTCCTATCAGCCATTGGGAACATTTGATCGCAACAGCGGAGAAAGTAAGAGGTTTCATCGGTATCGATACCAAACTCTATCAAATGGCTCTGAAAATGCTTGGAAGACAGAATACGGCTATCACAATTGCCTATCTGCTCCAGCGTTATAACGATATTCGCTCTGTGAGTGGTTACCTTCGCATTCTTACGGAAAAGGCCGCTGAAGACGCGTTTTCTGTCAAAGCTCTTATGGTGAGTGCACTGCATATTCAGCAAAGAGAACGACAACTATCCTGATTGAAGTTTGATAGAATGCAAAAGAAGCAATGTGCCACAGCCAGTTCTTCGAAAACGATAAAGGGGGAACCTAGCTACATTCACCGCAGCATGATGAGAAGGTTGTAGATGCTGGGCGTGAGCAACCGCTCTTAATCCGTCGCCGGGCAAGGAGCGCAGCGATCAGGCGCTTTCCGCTCTGGCGTATAGGGCCTGATCGATTTGGTCAGGGCTATTTCACCAGCTCGGCGTGGACGAGATAACGAAGAGGACCTTGGTTAACCGCATCAAACGGATAGCAGGTCGCAAGAACCAGTTGAACGCCTGGAGCATGGATATCGATCTGAGCTTCGTCCCAACGTGTAACCGTCATATGCGTCGCGCGATAAGTGAAAATCTTGCCGTCATCGCGGGTGATGCGAATGAGATCGCCTTTCTCAAGATCTTTAAGAAAAGCAAAATGGGTATCGCGATGCGCTGCGTAAACCGCTGTACCGTTATCGCCTGCATTTGGTGTGTTTTGTAAATGACCGGGACCAAAAGCGAGAGCCTGTCCGCTTGCCCCATTCAGAGCAATTGCAGATGCAGCCAGACGAGGCGCTTCGATACGGGCTACCGGCCAGGTATCGGCCCAGCTCCATGGTTTGACTTTTTCACCTGAGGCTATGCTTTGTGTGAAAGCCCGTTCCAGAAGGATTTGTGCTGCATAGGCTTTTGCGTGAATCCATAGACCCTGACTGAACAGAACAAGACCACAGACCATCAAGGCGATAGACAGAAGGGTGAGGGGGGAGCGCAACAAAGCGCGCTCCTTTGTCTTTGTATTCTGAGCGATAACGATACTCATCATGCATTCCCCCTGCGGCGCGAAAACCAGAAGATCAAGAAACCGATGAAAAGAACGCCCGAACCCTGCAGCATGTTTAAAGTTGCTGGCGTTGCTGTTTGCGGAAGAGGTGTGGCTGGCGCCGGAATGCTTGGCATCCTGGCTCGTTCCTGAGCGCGAACCTTAATCTGGTTCTGTCCGGCCTCTGCATGTTCAAGTACATTGCGGTCTGCACGGATACCAAACAGAGCATCAAAATCCCATCCGGCGGGAAGCTCCAAAGGGATGTCGGCGCGGGTGAGGGGGGTATTGGCTGGCCGTGCTGGTGTCTGATCCACGGCAACGAGACTTGTGAGGCGTGTTACCAGATGATGCTCCAGTGCAAGGCTTAGGATACGCGTATCGGCCGCCAATCCTGTAATCTTGCCGAGCTTCATGTCCACTTCAGCATCATCAATCTTGCGACGAGCCCAGATTTTGGAAATGCCTTCTGCCGGGCTTGCCGCATCGAGCCTGAGGCTGACTGTCCAGGGCTTTCTGCCAACTGTACCATCAACTGTAATGGTACCAGTTGAGTGTTTTGTCCGTGCCGCAATCACCAACGGTTCACCCTGGTAAAGGTCGGGAAGAAGGCCTGGCGTCAGATTTACACCCTCTTGTGAGAAGGAAGCTCGAACATCGGTTACCACCGGGTTTTCGAGCTTAGCAAACAATTCACGCATCCGCTGGTCGACTTCCTCAACCGATCCGATATGCGTAAAGGTGCCACGTCCGATTTCCGATGCCTTGCTCATTAGATAGGTGTTGGGTGCTGAACCAATACCGACCATGAAGAGACGGGAGCGATCGCGGCGCGATGCGATGACATCAAGCATTTGCTGTTCGTTACTGATCTCGCCATCGGTTAGAAACACAATCTGACGCAGACCGGCTTTTTGATGGCTGTCATCAAGAGCCGCGTGCAATGCGGGCAGCATTTCTGTTCCCCCGACAGCGTCAAGCGTGGCGACATATTCGCGGGCATCGGTAATGTTGAGCGGCGTAGCAGGGACGGAGTCATCGAATACCTTGGTCAGAGTGTCATCGAAACGAATGACGTTGAAATGATCTGTGGGTTTTAAGCGGGAGAGGGCGTAGTCAAGACTGGCTTTGGCCTGCTTTATCGAGGTTCCGCCCATCGAACCTGAATTGTCGAGCACAAACACGATTTCTCGCGACTGATTTTCAGAATTTTTAACGACCGGTGGCGTGACGTAGGCCAGCACATAATCGTCATTTCCAACACGTTCCCGAAAGAGGCCGACATTGGGCATTTCGCTGTCAGCAGCTTGCCATTCGAGAACGAAATCGCGATCTGCTGTGACCTTCCCATC contains the following coding sequences:
- the repB gene encoding plasmid partitioning protein RepB, whose product is MARKNIFQSVMQTEETEENSASPVENVSRRFGAAKSLSASIDELAKQASQKLDGEAIVELDPSDLDGSFIADRLPEADDQEYAELLEAVRERGQDSPILVRPHPQTSGRYMIVFGHRRAKVAGELGIKVKAVIKPLADLEHIISQGQENSARANLSFIERVLFAARLEELQYSREAIQAALSIDYQTLSKMLTIPRSISEDMLVAIGPAKGIGRDRWLELRKLIEMPGKPEAARELMQTDAFKEASSSTRFEQLYGYLKGANQKKPVTKAASRTGSTWSAADKSVSATIKQNGKTATLALSAANGPRFADWISRNLDELYASFSADEK
- a CDS encoding replication initiation protein RepC, producing the protein MESQFGLTPFGSQRMTHALLAVHQKAREIPQGAAADKWQLHRWLCEGKNIIGISDRSLAVLSALLSFYPENTLVESGALVVFPSNKQLALRAHGMADATLRRHLAALVEAGIITRQDSPNGKRYARRSKSGELKIAFGFSLAPLLIRASEFEAAAEHVKAEKAALRDIREQLTLLRRDISKLLEFAIEASLPGAWDELKVEFRAVVDSIPRRAEMQELATLVAKLQDIHASVDKALNNNQKVQNLSDNESQNERQLNESKPDSHFDNDIANLNNSATTALNNSAHETHETNISLDLVLRACPEIGAYASIPISHWEHLIATAEKVRGFIGIDTKLYQMALKMLGRQNTAITIAYLLQRYNDIRSVSGYLRILTEKAAEDAFSVKALMVSALHIQQRERQLS
- a CDS encoding class GN sortase, with the protein product MSIVIAQNTKTKERALLRSPLTLLSIALMVCGLVLFSQGLWIHAKAYAAQILLERAFTQSIASGEKVKPWSWADTWPVARIEAPRLAASAIALNGASGQALAFGPGHLQNTPNAGDNGTAVYAAHRDTHFAFLKDLEKGDLIRITRDDGKIFTYRATHMTVTRWDEAQIDIHAPGVQLVLATCYPFDAVNQGPLRYLVHAELVK
- a CDS encoding marine proteobacterial sortase target protein, whose protein sequence is MSPASRHSHRPHPQAHAVRLSQFCKLIWLVNMTILPILAVIVSLLNVVSARAEKPDYVTPNAMQSGSLLLASSQAGQYVEAPRLATDFNIDVSGPTARARLSQVFENPTDGWVEGLYVFPLPEDSAVYSLKMIVGDKVIVADIKEKQAAREIYEKAKSEGKKAALIEQQRPNIFTNAVANLGPREKVVIQIEYQQAVRLSDNRFSLRVPLVVAPRYNPENTDPIIETADIQSGWGRQKTEPSHGPDNAAIETPLAAPGDDRTNPVTIAVTLKPGFPATDIKSLYHAIKIDQQNEQTSLIVLDGKVTADRDFVLEWQAADSEMPNVGLFRERVGNDDYVLAYVTPPVVKNSENQSREIVFVLDNSGSMGGTSIKQAKASLDYALSRLKPTDHFNVIRFDDTLTKVFDDSVPATPLNITDAREYVATLDAVGGTEMLPALHAALDDSHQKAGLRQIVFLTDGEISNEQQMLDVIASRRDRSRLFMVGIGSAPNTYLMSKASEIGRGTFTHIGSVEEVDQRMRELFAKLENPVVTDVRASFSQEGVNLTPGLLPDLYQGEPLVIAARTKHSTGTITVDGTVGRKPWTVSLRLDAASPAEGISKIWARRKIDDAEVDMKLGKITGLAADTRILSLALEHHLVTRLTSLVAVDQTPARPANTPLTRADIPLELPAGWDFDALFGIRADRNVLEHAEAGQNQIKVRAQERARMPSIPAPATPLPQTATPATLNMLQGSGVLFIGFLIFWFSRRRGNA